The Sorex araneus isolate mSorAra2 chromosome 5, mSorAra2.pri, whole genome shotgun sequence genome has a segment encoding these proteins:
- the MTCH1 gene encoding mitochondrial carrier homolog 1 isoform X2, producing MAGAGAGAGARGGAAAGVEARARDPPPAPRAPPRPRRPLAQPSGRRMDGAAASPGPGDSAPTTEALFVALGAGVTALSHPLLYVKLLIQVGHEPMPPTIGTNVLGRKVLYLPSFFTYAKYIVQVDGKIGLFRGLSPRLMSNALSTVTRGSMKKVFPPDEMEQVSNKDDMRTSLRKVVKETSYEMMMQCVSRMLAHPLHVISMRCMVQFVGREAKYSGVLSSIGKIFKEEGLLGFFVGLIPHLLGDVVFLWGCNLLAHFINAYLVDDSFSQALAIRSYTKFVMGIAVSMLTYPFLLVGDLMAVNNCGLQAGLPPYSPVFKSWIHCWKYLSVQGQLFRGSSLLFRRVSSGSCFALE from the exons ATGGCGGGAGCCGGAGCAGGAGCCGGAGCTCGCGGCGGCGCGGCGGCAGGGGTCGAGGCCCGCGCGCGAgacccgccgcccgcgccgcgcgcgcccccgcgcccccgccgccccctggcGCAGCCGTCGGGCCGCAGGATGGACGGGGCGGCCGCGAGCCCGGGCCCGGGGGACAGCGCCCCGACCACCGAGGCCCTGTTCGTGGCCCTGGGCGCGGGCGTGACGGCGCTCAGCCACCCGCTGCTCTATGTGAAGCTGCTCATCCAG GTGGGCCACGAGCCAATGCCCCCCACCATCGGGACCAACGTGCTGGGGAGGAAGGTCCTGTACCTGCCCAGCTTCTTCACCTACG CCAAGTACATCGTGCAAGTGGACGGGAAGATCGGGCTGTTCCGGGGCCTGAGCCCCCGGCTGATGTccaacgccctctccactgtcacCCGGGGCAGCATGAAGAAG GTGTTCCCCCCGGACGAGATGGAGCAGGTTTCCAACAAGGATGACATGAGGACCTCACTGAGGAAGGTCGTGAAGGAG ACCTCCTATGAGATGATGATGCAGTGTGTGTCCCGCATGTTGGCGCACCCCCTGCACG TCATCTCCATGCGCTGTATGGTTCAGTTTGTGGGACGGGAAGCCAAGTACAG TGGCGTGCTGAGCTCCATCGGGAAGATTTTCAAAGAGGAGGGGCTGCTGGGATTCTTTGT AGGCCTAATCCCACACCTCCTGGGAGATGTGGTCTTCCTGTGGGGCTGTAACCTGCTCGCCCACTTCATCAATGCCTACCTGGTGGACGACAGC tTCAGCCAGGCCCTGGCCATCCGGAGCTACACCAAATTCGTGATGGGG ATCGCCGTGAGCATGCTCACTTACCCCTTCCTGCTGGTCGGCGACCTCATGGCTGTGAACAACTGCGG GCTGCAGGCCGGGCTTCCCCCCTACTCCCCGGTGTTCAAGTCCTGGATCCACTGCTGGAAGTACCTGAGTGTGCAG GGCCAGCTGTTCCGAGGCTCCAGCCTGCTGTTCCGCCGGGTGTCCTCGGGATCCTGCTTTGCCCTGGAATGA
- the MTCH1 gene encoding mitochondrial carrier homolog 1 isoform X1: protein MAGAGAGAGARGGAAAGVEARARDPPPAPRAPPRPRRPLAQPSGRRMDGAAASPGPGDSAPTTEALFVALGAGVTALSHPLLYVKLLIQVGHEPMPPTIGTNVLGRKVLYLPSFFTYAKYIVQVDGKIGLFRGLSPRLMSNALSTVTRGSMKKVFPPDEMEQVSNKDDMRTSLRKVVKETSYEMMMQCVSRMLAHPLHVISMRCMVQFVGREAKYSGVLSSIGKIFKEEGLLGFFVGLIPHLLGDVVFLWGCNLLAHFINAYLVDDSVSDTPGGLGNDQNPGSQFSQALAIRSYTKFVMGIAVSMLTYPFLLVGDLMAVNNCGLQAGLPPYSPVFKSWIHCWKYLSVQGQLFRGSSLLFRRVSSGSCFALE from the exons ATGGCGGGAGCCGGAGCAGGAGCCGGAGCTCGCGGCGGCGCGGCGGCAGGGGTCGAGGCCCGCGCGCGAgacccgccgcccgcgccgcgcgcgcccccgcgcccccgccgccccctggcGCAGCCGTCGGGCCGCAGGATGGACGGGGCGGCCGCGAGCCCGGGCCCGGGGGACAGCGCCCCGACCACCGAGGCCCTGTTCGTGGCCCTGGGCGCGGGCGTGACGGCGCTCAGCCACCCGCTGCTCTATGTGAAGCTGCTCATCCAG GTGGGCCACGAGCCAATGCCCCCCACCATCGGGACCAACGTGCTGGGGAGGAAGGTCCTGTACCTGCCCAGCTTCTTCACCTACG CCAAGTACATCGTGCAAGTGGACGGGAAGATCGGGCTGTTCCGGGGCCTGAGCCCCCGGCTGATGTccaacgccctctccactgtcacCCGGGGCAGCATGAAGAAG GTGTTCCCCCCGGACGAGATGGAGCAGGTTTCCAACAAGGATGACATGAGGACCTCACTGAGGAAGGTCGTGAAGGAG ACCTCCTATGAGATGATGATGCAGTGTGTGTCCCGCATGTTGGCGCACCCCCTGCACG TCATCTCCATGCGCTGTATGGTTCAGTTTGTGGGACGGGAAGCCAAGTACAG TGGCGTGCTGAGCTCCATCGGGAAGATTTTCAAAGAGGAGGGGCTGCTGGGATTCTTTGT AGGCCTAATCCCACACCTCCTGGGAGATGTGGTCTTCCTGTGGGGCTGTAACCTGCTCGCCCACTTCATCAATGCCTACCTGGTGGACGACAGCGTGAGTGACAccccaggggggctggggaaCGACCAGAATCCAGGTTCCCAG tTCAGCCAGGCCCTGGCCATCCGGAGCTACACCAAATTCGTGATGGGG ATCGCCGTGAGCATGCTCACTTACCCCTTCCTGCTGGTCGGCGACCTCATGGCTGTGAACAACTGCGG GCTGCAGGCCGGGCTTCCCCCCTACTCCCCGGTGTTCAAGTCCTGGATCCACTGCTGGAAGTACCTGAGTGTGCAG GGCCAGCTGTTCCGAGGCTCCAGCCTGCTGTTCCGCCGGGTGTCCTCGGGATCCTGCTTTGCCCTGGAATGA